DNA sequence from the bacterium genome:
CCGGCCGCGCCGAGAACCACGTCGCGATGTCGGTGGAGAACTTCCTCCGCGTCGCCTGCCAACTGCTGGCGATCGAGCGCGGGATGTTCCTGCTGCACGGCGCGGCCGTGCTCGACGGCGGACGGGCGTTCCTCTTCTTCGGCCCCTCGGGCGCGGGCAAGAGCACCGCGACCGCCTTCTCCGCCCCGCGCCCCGCGCTCTCCGACGACATGGCGCTGATCGACGTCTCCGGCGCCGTCCCGGTCGCCCGCGCCGTGCCCTTCCACATGAAGTTCCCGCCCGAGCTCCGCGTCCGCGGCGCCTATCCCGTCGCCGCGGCGCTCCGCCTGCGCCAAGCGCCGGAGGACCGCCTCGAGCCGCTCTCGCCGGGACGCGCGGTGGCCACGATCTCGGCCAGCGTGCCGTTCGTCCACGAGTTGGGATTGCCGCACGAAGGGCTGACCGCGCTCGTCGCGCGCTTCGCCGCGGCGACCCCCGCCGCCGACCTGCGCTTCACCAAGAGCGCGCGCTTCTGGGAGCTGCTCGGCGCCGCCTTCCCGCCCGCCGCCTGACCGCGCCGCGGGAAGGGACGCCGCCGACCGCGACGCTAGCGGGCGACCGCCTGCGCGCGCAGCTCCCGGATCACCGTCACCTTGATCCGCCCCGGATAGTCCATCTCGGTCTGGATCCGCTGCGACAGGTCGTGCGCCAGAAGCGCCGCGCCGTCGTCGCCGATCTTCCCCGCCTCGACGATCACGCGGATCTCGCGCCCCGCCTGCAGCGCGTAGCAGGTCTCGACTCCCTGGAACGACGAGGCGAGCTCCTCGAGCCGCGCGACGCGCCGCAGGTAGTCAACGGTCGTGCGCCGCCGCGCGCCGGGGCGCGCGCCGGAAAGGGCGTCGGCCGCGGCGACGAGGACGGAGATCGGGTGGATCACCTCGCAGTCGTCGTGGTGGGACTCGATGGCGTTGACGACGACCGGCGGCTCGCCGTAGCGCCGCGCCAGCTCGCCGCCGATCTCGGGGTGCGTGCCCTCGCGCTCGAAGTCCACCGCCTTGCCGATGTCGTGGAGCAGCGCCGCCCGCTCGGCCAGCTTCTGCTCGAGGCCGAGTTCGACCGCCATCATCCCGCAGATCCGCGCCGCTTCCTTCACGTGGTCGAGCACGTTCTGGCCGTAGCTCGTGCGGTACTTGAGCCGCCCGAGCAGGGCGATGATCTCGGGGTGGACGTCCTTGAACTTGAACTCGTCCACGACCTCCTGCCCGGTCTGGAACATCTCCTGCTCGACCTTGCGGCGCGTGACGGCGACGACCTGCTGGATCTTGCGCGGGTGGATCGTCCCCCCCTCGACCAGCTTCTCGAGGGCGCGGCGCGCGATCTCGCGCTTCACCGGATTGAAGCCGGACACGACGACCTGCGCCGGGTCCTCGTCGAGGACGAGCTGCATCCCGGTCAGCTTCTCGAAGGCGCGGATGTTCCGTCCCTCGACGCCGATGATCCGGCCGCGGATCGCGCCGTCCGGCAGCGGAACGCTGGAGACCGTCCGCTCCGACGCGAAGTCGGAGGCCAGCCGCTCGATCGCCAGCGCCATGATCTTCTGCGCCTCGCGGTCGGCGTTGAGCTGCACTTCCTCCTTGATCGCGCGGACCTCGCCCGCGGCGCTCTGCCGCGCCTCGACCCGCAGCGCCTCGACCAGCTCCCGCTTCGCCTCCTCGCGGGTCATCCCGGCGTTCTCCTCGAGCCGCTGCATCGCCTGCTCTTCGAGCTTCTCGAGGTCCTCCCGCTGCCGCAGCAGCTCGGAGCGCCGCCGGTCGATGTCCTCTTCCCGTTCCTTGAGCAGTTGGTCGCGCCGCGTCAGGGCGCGGTCGCGGTCCACGAGGCGGCGGTGCCGCCGCTCGTTCTCTTCCTCGACCTCGCGCAGTTGCTTCTGACGCTCGCGCTCTTCGCCCGCCACTTCCTCGCGGCGACGCGCGGCCTCTTCCTCCGCCTGCGCGACGATCGCCCGCGACTCCTCGAGCGCGCGGCTCTTCGCCAGCTCCAGCGCCGCGTCCGCCTGCAGCCGGGCGTTGGCGAGGAACCCCTTTCCTTGGCGCGCGGCGAGCATCCGGCCGACGGCCGTGCCGACGATCAGCCCCAAAGCCAGAGCCACGACGCCGACGGCGACGGAAACCGCCAGAGCCGGGAACGGCATCACCTCCGCGAGAAGGTGCATCGAATCCTCCCGGTGGCCCGCGTCAGGCGGACCGCTGCCGGAAGGAGATCGACCCCGAACGGGTCAGCGGAACGAAACGGCCCCGCACCCCGGCGGACCGGCCGGCGCCGCGCACGGACGAAGCCGTCCGCCGCCGAGCGCCGCGACCGCTGCCAAGCTCCCGCGGAGCCTGGCCGCCGAGGCCAAACGCAATCGGGCACGTCCCGCGTAAACGTCCAAGTCAACTCGGCGGACCGGCCGAAGCCGGCGCGGCGCGAGGTCGCCAAGCGCAACAACCCAGAAGCGGAATCGAGGAGAAACGCGGCGAAGAGCCAGCCGCGGCGCGGCGCGACGCACGGCGTCCCCCGCCCGCCCGAGACCGAGGAGCGCCAAGGCCACGAGGATGCGGAGAAGCCGCCTAGGGGTCATCTGCCTTCCGGTCGGCGGCGCGTGCAAAAAACGCTCCGCCTCGCCGGGAATCTTACCCCGGCCGGGGCGAAGCGGTCAACTGCTTGAAAGATCAGCCAGATCCGGCCCCGACGAGAACGGGACGCGACGGCCGCTCTACTTGGAGGAGGAAGAGCTGGACGAGCCCTTGCCGGTCGAACGGTAGCCGTCCGAATACCAGCCGCCGCCCTTCAGCACGAACGTGGAATGCGACAGGAGCTTCTCGAGCCGGCCGCCGCACTTCTCGCACTTCGTCAGCGGCTTGTCCGAGAACTGCTGGATCTTCTCGATTTCATCGTGGCACTGCTTGCAGCGGTACTCGTAGATCGGCATGGCGAATCACCTCGGCGCTCGGACGTACAACCCCTGCGCCCTGCCGAGGATGACTGTAGAATCGCCGGGCTTGACTGTCAAAGACGCATGAGCGACGAAACTCGTCCAGCGCCGGCCCGCCGGCTCGTCGATCCGCCTTGGCGCGACGCCTTGGCGCGGGCGCTCGACGTCGCCGAGCGCAGCGTCGCGGCGTTCTATGCGATCCAGCCGCGCGAATGGGCCTCCCGCTTCCGCTACGACCTCGCCTCGGCCGCCGATCATCCGGCGCTGACGTTCGCCCCCGGAACGATGGCCCAGATCGTCGCGCTGGAGATCGCCGACTCGTCGCGGCCGCCCCGCTGGCGGATCGTCCTGCGCGATCCGGTCGTCCTGCGCCTCGCGCGGCGCCACGGCCTCGACAACGTCCTCGCCTACGCCCTCTCCCACGAGCTGGTCCATCTCGTGCGTTTCGCCTCGGGGCTCGCGGCGTTCGAGGAGACCCGCGTCGGCCACCGCGACGACGAGGAGCGGAAGGTCAGCCGGATCGCCGCGGAGGCGCTGGCCCCGTCGCTCGGCC
Encoded proteins:
- the rny gene encoding ribonuclease Y produces the protein MHLLAEVMPFPALAVSVAVGVVALALGLIVGTAVGRMLAARQGKGFLANARLQADAALELAKSRALEESRAIVAQAEEEAARRREEVAGEERERQKQLREVEEENERRHRRLVDRDRALTRRDQLLKEREEDIDRRRSELLRQREDLEKLEEQAMQRLEENAGMTREEAKRELVEALRVEARQSAAGEVRAIKEEVQLNADREAQKIMALAIERLASDFASERTVSSVPLPDGAIRGRIIGVEGRNIRAFEKLTGMQLVLDEDPAQVVVSGFNPVKREIARRALEKLVEGGTIHPRKIQQVVAVTRRKVEQEMFQTGQEVVDEFKFKDVHPEIIALLGRLKYRTSYGQNVLDHVKEAARICGMMAVELGLEQKLAERAALLHDIGKAVDFEREGTHPEIGGELARRYGEPPVVVNAIESHHDDCEVIHPISVLVAAADALSGARPGARRRTTVDYLRRVARLEELASSFQGVETCYALQAGREIRVIVEAGKIGDDGAALLAHDLSQRIQTEMDYPGRIKVTVIRELRAQAVAR
- a CDS encoding zinc ribbon domain-containing protein; amino-acid sequence: MPIYEYRCKQCHDEIEKIQQFSDKPLTKCEKCGGRLEKLLSHSTFVLKGGGWYSDGYRSTGKGSSSSSSSK